A genomic stretch from Sceloporus undulatus isolate JIND9_A2432 ecotype Alabama chromosome 5, SceUnd_v1.1, whole genome shotgun sequence includes:
- the TBC1D30 gene encoding TBC1 domain family member 30 isoform X3 — MRQERLASSLRRPGRGLKRPSSGAAAGGGGVGTILSNVLKKRSCISRTAPRLLCTLEPGVDTKLKFTLEPSLGQHGFQQWHDALKAVARLPTGIPKEWRRKVWLTLADHYLRSIAIDWDKTMRFTFNDRSNPDDDSMGIQIVKDLHRTGCSSYCGQEAEQDRVVLKRVLLAYARWNKSVGYCQGFNILAALILEVMEGNEGDALKIMIYLIDKVLPDSYFVNNLRALSVDMAVFRDLLRMKLPELSQRLDTLQKAANKESGGGYEPPLTNVFTMQWFLTLFATCLPNHTVLKIWDSVFFEGSEIILRAALAIWAKLGEQIDCCETADEFYGTMGKLTQEMLEDNLIDSNELMQTVYSMAQFPFPQLAELREKYTYNITPFPASVKSNSGRLGKVRDSDEENELDEEDSIANVIGCLGPFSGFLAPELQKYQKHFKENNEEQTLGSSNIAELSPGAIDACRSEYHAVFNSMMMERMTTDINALKRQYSRIKKKQQQQVHQVYIKAGSEDEDPGLLLNPRDQLNNDKGPVTSLLPSQVNHSPVINHLLLGKKIKPTNRSAKNAIIHIPNHAGGKMSPGPHEDLKTKLNSPWRTHIRVHRKNMARAKGQLGYGDTIGLIEEQSEGGNTKSVSAKEEAPSKPESVEGEGNDSDAGITREADGQSPEPTYKDANTSSNISAVQLKLEALELTQNNNDDIDSRPSLYCQTHSSELPSSPKDNGTVAKSPEGSTPKSQVFSPFPNVKPLRKSAAARNLGLYGPTERTPAVHFPQMSRSFNKPTNGNSGSKRR; from the exons ATGAGGCAGGAGAGGCTGGCCAGCTCCCTGAGGCGCCCGGGAAGGGGCCTCAAAAGGCCCAGCTCCGGAgctgctgcaggaggaggaggagtgggcaccATCCTCAGCAACGTCTTGAAGAAGCGCAGCTGCATCTCCCGGACTGCGCCTCGCCTGCTCTGCACCTTGGAGCCCG GAGTTGACACAAAGTTGAAGTTTACACTTGAGCCATCTTTAGGTCAGCATGGTTTTCAGCAG TGGCATGATGCACTTAAAGCAGTGGCTAGACTTCCAACAGGAATACCAAAGGAGTGGAGGAGAAAG GTCTGGCTCACTTTAGCAGATCACTACTTGAGGAGTATAGCAATTGACTGGGACAAAACAATGCGCTTCACTTTCAATGACAGAAGTAATCCTGATGATGACTCCATGGGTATTCAGATTGTAAAG gATCTTCATCGAACTGGATGTAGCTCTTACTGTGGCCAGGAGGCAGAGCAAGACAGAGTAGTATTAAAAAGGGTTTTACTGGCTTATGCCAGGTGGAACAAATCTGTAGGCTATTGTCAAGGTTTTAACATCCTGGCTGCCCTTATCCTGGAAGTGATGGAAGGCAATGAGGGAGATGCTTTAAAA ATCATGATTTATTTAATAGATAAAGTGCTGCCTGACAGCTATTTTGTCAATAACCTTCGAGCACTGAGTGTTGACATGGCTGTGTTCCGAGACCTCCTGAGAATGAAACTTCCTGAGCTTTCCCAGCGTTTGGATACTCTTCAGAAAGCTGCCAATAAGGAAAGTGGAG GTGGCTACGAACCCCCACTTACAAATGTATTCACAATGCAATGGTTCCTGACTCTGTTTGCTACATGCCTTCCAAATCATACAGTTCTAAAAATTTGGGATTCTGTGTTCTTTGAAGGGTCAGAAATTATACTGCGAGCGGCCTTGGCTATATGGGCAAAGCTGGGAGA GCAGATTGATTGTTGTGAAACTGCCGATGAATTCTATGGCACCATGGGCAAGTTGACTCAAGAAATGCTGGAAGACAATCTCATTGATAGCAATGAACTTATGCAG aCTGTTTATTCCATGGCCCAGTTCCCTTTCCCACAGCTAGCAGAATTAAGGGAGAAATACACATACAATATTACTCCTTTTCCTGCCTCAGTAAAATCAAATTCAGG gCGACTGGGGAAAGTTAGAGATAGTGATGAAGAGAATGAGCTTGATGAGGAGGATTCTATAGCTAATGTCATTGGTTGCCTTGGGCCATTCAGTGGTTTTTTGGCTCCAGAACTACAAAAGTATCAAAAGCATTTCAAAG AAAATAATGAGGAGCAGACTTTAGGATCTAGTAACATTGCAGAACTAAGTCCTGGAGCAATAGATGCCTGTCGAAGTGAATACCACGCAGTCTTTAACAGCATGATGATGGAACGTATGACCACAGACATTAATGCACTGAAAAGACAGTATTCCCGAATAAAgaagaaacaacagcagcaggtTCATCAGGTGTACATCAAAGCAG GGTCTGAAGATGAAGACCCTGGGCTATTGTTAAATCCCAGGGACCAGCTGAATAATG ATAAAGGGCCAGTTACCAGTCTTCTGCCTTCTCAAGTGAACCATTCTCCAGTGATCAATCATCTTCTACTAGGAAAGAAGATCAAGCCAACAAATAGGTCTGCCAAAAACGCTATTATTCATATTCCAAATCATGCAGGAGGCAAGATGTCACCTGGCCCGCATGAAGATCTGAAGACAAAGCTCAACTCTCCCTGGCGCACTCACATTAGGGTACATCGGAAGAACATGGCAAGAGCCAAAGGCCAGCTGGGCTATGGGGATACTATAGGACTAATAGAAGAGCAGAGTGAGGGTGGGAATACTAAGAGTGTCAGTGCAAAAGAGGAGGCTCCAAGCAAACCAGAATCTgtagaaggagaaggaaatgatTCAGATGCTGGCATTACCAGGGAAGCCGATGGGCAATCTCCTGAACCAACGTACAAAGATGCCAATACCAGTTCAAACATATCAGCAGTTCAGCTGAAGCTAGAAGCACTGGAACTTACCCAAAACAACAATGATGACATTGACTCCAGGCCAAGTCTGTACTGTCAGACACACTCCTCTGAATTACCGAGTTCACCCAAAGACAATGGCACAGTAGCAAAATCCCCTGAAGGCAGCACTCCCAAGTCACAAGTCTTTAGTCCTTTCCCTAATGTCAAGCCACTTAGAAAATCAGCTGCAGCCAGGAATCTAGGATTGTATGGTCCAACTGAAAGAACCCCAGCTGTTCACTTTCCACAAATGAGCAGAAGCTTTAACAAGCCTACAAATGGTAACAGTGGTTCTAAAAGACGATGA
- the TBC1D30 gene encoding TBC1 domain family member 30 isoform X4 has protein sequence MRQERLASSLRRPGRGLKRPSSGAAAGGGGVGTILSNVLKKRSCISRTAPRLLCTLEPGVDTKLKFTLEPSLGQHGFQQWHDALKAVARLPTGIPKEWRRKVWLTLADHYLRSIAIDWDKTMRFTFNDRSNPDDDSMGIQIVKDLHRTGCSSYCGQEAEQDRVVLKRVLLAYARWNKSVGYCQGFNILAALILEVMEGNEGDALKIMIYLIDKVLPDSYFVNNLRALSVDMAVFRDLLRMKLPELSQRLDTLQKAANKESGGGYEPPLTNVFTMQWFLTLFATCLPNHTVLKIWDSVFFEGSEIILRAALAIWAKLGEQIDCCETADEFYGTMGKLTQEMLEDNLIDSNELMQTVYSMAQFPFPQLAELREKYTYNITPFPASVKSNSGRLGKVRDSDEENELDEEDSIANVIGCLGPFSGFLAPELQKYQKHFKENNEEQTLGSSNIAELSPGAIDACRSEYHAVFNSMMMERMTTDINALKRQYSRIKKKQQQQVHQVYIKADKGPVTSLLPSQVNHSPVINHLLLGKKIKPTNRSAKNAIIHIPNHAGGKMSPGPHEDLKTKLNSPWRTHIRVHRKNMARAKGQLGYGDTIGLIEEQSEGGNTKSVSAKEEAPSKPESVEGEGNDSDAGITREADGQSPEPTYKDANTSSNISAVQLKLEALELTQNNNDDIDSRPSLYCQTHSSELPSSPKDNGTVAKSPEGSTPKSQVFSPFPNVKPLRKSAAARNLGLYGPTERTPAVHFPQMSRSFNKPTNGNSGSKRR, from the exons ATGAGGCAGGAGAGGCTGGCCAGCTCCCTGAGGCGCCCGGGAAGGGGCCTCAAAAGGCCCAGCTCCGGAgctgctgcaggaggaggaggagtgggcaccATCCTCAGCAACGTCTTGAAGAAGCGCAGCTGCATCTCCCGGACTGCGCCTCGCCTGCTCTGCACCTTGGAGCCCG GAGTTGACACAAAGTTGAAGTTTACACTTGAGCCATCTTTAGGTCAGCATGGTTTTCAGCAG TGGCATGATGCACTTAAAGCAGTGGCTAGACTTCCAACAGGAATACCAAAGGAGTGGAGGAGAAAG GTCTGGCTCACTTTAGCAGATCACTACTTGAGGAGTATAGCAATTGACTGGGACAAAACAATGCGCTTCACTTTCAATGACAGAAGTAATCCTGATGATGACTCCATGGGTATTCAGATTGTAAAG gATCTTCATCGAACTGGATGTAGCTCTTACTGTGGCCAGGAGGCAGAGCAAGACAGAGTAGTATTAAAAAGGGTTTTACTGGCTTATGCCAGGTGGAACAAATCTGTAGGCTATTGTCAAGGTTTTAACATCCTGGCTGCCCTTATCCTGGAAGTGATGGAAGGCAATGAGGGAGATGCTTTAAAA ATCATGATTTATTTAATAGATAAAGTGCTGCCTGACAGCTATTTTGTCAATAACCTTCGAGCACTGAGTGTTGACATGGCTGTGTTCCGAGACCTCCTGAGAATGAAACTTCCTGAGCTTTCCCAGCGTTTGGATACTCTTCAGAAAGCTGCCAATAAGGAAAGTGGAG GTGGCTACGAACCCCCACTTACAAATGTATTCACAATGCAATGGTTCCTGACTCTGTTTGCTACATGCCTTCCAAATCATACAGTTCTAAAAATTTGGGATTCTGTGTTCTTTGAAGGGTCAGAAATTATACTGCGAGCGGCCTTGGCTATATGGGCAAAGCTGGGAGA GCAGATTGATTGTTGTGAAACTGCCGATGAATTCTATGGCACCATGGGCAAGTTGACTCAAGAAATGCTGGAAGACAATCTCATTGATAGCAATGAACTTATGCAG aCTGTTTATTCCATGGCCCAGTTCCCTTTCCCACAGCTAGCAGAATTAAGGGAGAAATACACATACAATATTACTCCTTTTCCTGCCTCAGTAAAATCAAATTCAGG gCGACTGGGGAAAGTTAGAGATAGTGATGAAGAGAATGAGCTTGATGAGGAGGATTCTATAGCTAATGTCATTGGTTGCCTTGGGCCATTCAGTGGTTTTTTGGCTCCAGAACTACAAAAGTATCAAAAGCATTTCAAAG AAAATAATGAGGAGCAGACTTTAGGATCTAGTAACATTGCAGAACTAAGTCCTGGAGCAATAGATGCCTGTCGAAGTGAATACCACGCAGTCTTTAACAGCATGATGATGGAACGTATGACCACAGACATTAATGCACTGAAAAGACAGTATTCCCGAATAAAgaagaaacaacagcagcaggtTCATCAGGTGTACATCAAAGCAG ATAAAGGGCCAGTTACCAGTCTTCTGCCTTCTCAAGTGAACCATTCTCCAGTGATCAATCATCTTCTACTAGGAAAGAAGATCAAGCCAACAAATAGGTCTGCCAAAAACGCTATTATTCATATTCCAAATCATGCAGGAGGCAAGATGTCACCTGGCCCGCATGAAGATCTGAAGACAAAGCTCAACTCTCCCTGGCGCACTCACATTAGGGTACATCGGAAGAACATGGCAAGAGCCAAAGGCCAGCTGGGCTATGGGGATACTATAGGACTAATAGAAGAGCAGAGTGAGGGTGGGAATACTAAGAGTGTCAGTGCAAAAGAGGAGGCTCCAAGCAAACCAGAATCTgtagaaggagaaggaaatgatTCAGATGCTGGCATTACCAGGGAAGCCGATGGGCAATCTCCTGAACCAACGTACAAAGATGCCAATACCAGTTCAAACATATCAGCAGTTCAGCTGAAGCTAGAAGCACTGGAACTTACCCAAAACAACAATGATGACATTGACTCCAGGCCAAGTCTGTACTGTCAGACACACTCCTCTGAATTACCGAGTTCACCCAAAGACAATGGCACAGTAGCAAAATCCCCTGAAGGCAGCACTCCCAAGTCACAAGTCTTTAGTCCTTTCCCTAATGTCAAGCCACTTAGAAAATCAGCTGCAGCCAGGAATCTAGGATTGTATGGTCCAACTGAAAGAACCCCAGCTGTTCACTTTCCACAAATGAGCAGAAGCTTTAACAAGCCTACAAATGGTAACAGTGGTTCTAAAAGACGATGA